In Lolium perenne isolate Kyuss_39 chromosome 5, Kyuss_2.0, whole genome shotgun sequence, the sequence CTCTTCTAATCTCCACCCAAACTTCACAGATCTGAGGCATTTGTCTGTGGATTTCAAACCCTCCAAGTTCGTAGAGGTGCTCTCCCTCATTTCTCTTGTTTTTGACCTATTGGATTATTGTTTTTGTTGTTGCACATGTCCCAATCTTGGAATCTCTAAATATATGAATTGACCCAAATGTTTGAAATGTCTAgttgttttggccaattttggaCTCCTATGGTGTATATGATGCATTTTGCTTAAGATTGGTAGGTTAGATTGGTAGGTTAGGGTTAGTGCTATTGATATGCTTTTGTTATGATCTGTTATGATTAGGGTTAGGATTAATGTTTGGTTGGTGTATATAAAGCGGTTCGTTGTATGTTTGTATATTTTAGGGATGGCGAGAATTGtccatgttcatcatgtggacaaggaCTCTTTTTTGAAAGGAAACATTGACCCGGATCCGGATGAGGTTGACTTGGTGTTCGAGCGTAGCCCTAATTATGCGGAGGTCTTGGAACAGGTTAGGATTGATTTGAATTGGATGGACCCGAGTTATGTAGTTGAGTTGGAGGGAAGACATAATGCGGGGTTTGGAATGCATGTTCGTTGGAAGACAATGCGTATCAACTCGGAGCAACGTTGGGTTGCATACAAGGAGGTTGTGGCAGAATCACTAGATAAGGCTCTTGAGTTGTTTGCCACGAAAAAGTTTGATACAGATTTGCACTTGGACTTGAACCGGCTTGCCTCCCCGTTGAATGGTACGAGTCATCAACCTTTGAACCAAGAGGAAATAAGCGAGCCTCGTTGTAATCATGAGGcaaatgatgaggaggaagaagatgggaATGAGGTTGAGCTTCACGAGAACAATGTTGGAGATTTGGATAAGTATTATATCCAAGAAAATATGGACCGTGAGCTCCCGTATAGTCGATGCTATGCATCAGACTCAGATGATGATGGACCCgatgaagaaattgatgaagatgGATTCACGGCCAAGGAGGCGGAAGCCCACGAGAAGGTATTGGGACGAGATCATCGGGTACCCTTGTTTCATGATCTTAGTCTTGCGGATGAAGCCATAGTTGATGGCGGTATGGGTGTAGTGCTTGGACCAAGGCCTATTTCTCACCGGGATGATAATCACGCGATGAATGGGATTGCTTCCGGAATAAAGTTCTCAACATTGTTGGAGTTGAAGCATTGGCTTAAGGAGTACTCGGTGAAGCATCATCGTCCGTACAAGGTGGTTCACTCGAACGTCAAGCAACGTTACACAGTTAAATGCGAGGAGGATGGATGCCCTTGGGTTGTGCGTGCAAGACCATTGAAGGGAGGTCCCGATTGGCACATATCTAGTTGTGTATCAACTCACATGTGCCGAGGAATGAGGATGGATGGAAAAGATGCCAAGCACGAGCACCGACAACTTAAATCTGAGTTCATCGCATATAGGCTTTCGAACTCCATCTCGTCACTTCCAACAATGAGCATCAAGAGTGTGCAGGAGCTTGTGCAAGCTATCTTCAACTACGAGGTGAAGTACGGAAAGGCATGAAAGGCGAAGCAAGCCGCGTTCAAGATGTTGTATggtgattgggaggaagcataTAACCGACTCCCAAGGTTGTTAGGAGCGATGGCTGCCGCTAACCCGGGCATGGTTCATGTGGTTGAACCGTATGGCAATAAGACAAGGATTTACAACGGGAAGAAGGTTCGAGTATTTGGCCGTGCATTTTGGGCATTTCAGCAATGCGTGAGAGCTTTTGAACATTGCAGGCCTATCATCTGCGTCGATGGTACCTTCTTGACCGGACAATTTAAGGGCACTCTCTTGGTTGCAATAGCAAATGATGGACAAAACCGGTTGGTTCCTTTGGCCTTTGCTTTGGTTGAAGTGGAGAACAATGATAATTGGGAGTGGTTCTTCCATATTTTGAGAACGAAGGTATTGCCAACCCATAGAGAAACATGTGTCATCTCAGATCGTCATCAAGGAATCCTCAATGCGGTGATGATTGACATTCCCGGTTATGCTCCTTTGCACTATCGATGGTGCATGAGACATTTTTGTGCAAACTTCTATAGGGCTTGTGGGAGCAAGGAGTTGGCGGATGATCTCCAAGATTGTTGTCTAGCTTACACGGACCGACGTTTCGCAAACTTGTACAACAGATTGCTTGCTAACAAGAAACTCAATCTCGTTGGTGTACGTCTGATAGGCCGCTATTGGGTCGCCACTGAACTCGGAGACAATGTCCCACTGATAAGCCCAAGTGGGTCGCCGCAACTGGTTGCCGTGATCATTGTAATTCTTGTAATCGAGAACACGAGGCCTTCCGACAGGGAAGCGCTCCCAGCTCCAAATCGATAGAAGAAGCAACGGACCACCAATGCAAGCGTCCTTACTGATCCTGcaacaagcttcgtccaactacACAAAAAGGGAACAAATATTAGTCTTGTCCCAAAATGAAGATGTAATGTACAAATGGGTTAGGGTTGATACAAGTGATTACCTGGCGGTACAAGAAGGCCAATGCCGCCGAACCCCAACTCCATTTAGTCTCCATTTTGGTTAACGCCTTCAACCAGTGCCACTGAGCGGTATTCCCACTGCAGTCAGGAAATAGAGTTCTCGTGATAACATACCACACATACACACGTGCGTATAGCTTAATCAGATCACGGCTAGCTCCCTCCGGGCATGTCTTGAAGTTCTGTGAGATCCAAGTGAAAGTAGCCCCGGCGGAGACCCTTAATTTCTCACCCCTCTTGTTTACAATCTCATCAGGAGCCTTGCCAATAAGGTCAAACATCTTGCCACGCCAGTCTTCACAAGATGTGTCGATACATAGTGGCTTCCCCTCAATGGGGAGTGCAAGTATCATCGACATGTCCTGCAAAGTCACGGTCATCTCACCGGTTCGGAGGTGAAAACTATGCGTCTCCGGTCTCCAGCGATCAACAAGAGCAGTGATGGCGGAAGGGTTCATGCTCGGTGTCCGCCGGGTCACCATATGGATGAATGGAAGTAGACCTAGCGGCTCGATGTACTCCGTGTATCGCTCATCGTATGGCATCTTCTTTAAGGACGAGGCCTCGTGACACCTAAGTCGGAGGGGTCCAAAGACCTACACAAATAGAAGCCTTATTATTACATATGCATATAGCATTGGAAAATAATATGTACCACTAGGTTTATTTCTATTACCTGTTTCTTCTCGGACATTAAGTACGCATGGTGTCTAGTATCGTAATGAGGTTCGAGAAGCGACATCCTACACATATGTGAGCAATAGTAACAACATTAGAGCTAATATGTGAGCAAATGTGACAAAATATAAAATAATATGTGACCATGTCGGTACAAATTCTAGCACACAAGACCCAAACAATATGAACACAAATGCTATTCACATCCTACAAGATTAAAAATGGGTATAAATTTCTAGATATCTTGATgaactagggtttcccaagagctAATATGTGAGCATTTTACTTCAAAATCTAGGCCACAAATAAACTAGGTTGACAAATAAACTAGGTTTCCCATGCTACAAAATTGGTTTCTAGAACTATTCATGAACTAGGTTGACAAATTTCTTCACATTTTCGGATAAAATAGATGGGGATTGAGAGGGAAAATACCTTGGAGAAAGGTGGGGAGCAAGATCCCGGattggaggagggagagagggtggATTGGAGGAGGGACAGAGAGGACAGCAGCCGCCCTcgacgccgccgacgccgccgccaccgccgccaccgccgccgcctggtGCCTCCCGCGCCGCCTGGTCCCTCCCCGGTCTGGAACCCTAGCGAAATAGGGAAGAACTGACCGGCTCGGGCGGGCCTGGGCGGCCTTAAGCGTGCGCCCGTGCCGCGCCCcaggtgtcaacacccgggtttttaagtccggatgccctatcatatcatacatcgcaatcccaggaagattgtttttgcgagatatAATAGTAAGtcgttcagagtcatcatttattacaacacataaggtcttacatcaagggatcacatgatccagtattacacaaatagattgttcaacaacacacataagtagcggaagcgtagtagtagtggactcataattccacaggcaacgcttgacgttagaagacgatcctagttatcgtagacgtcctgctgtacgTCATCcggatactgttgctcctcttcatagtctggcatttgaatagccagggcaaagccatgagtacttttaaagtactcgcaaactaatactatgtTAAAGCATATTAAGTATAATagaggggtactaagctctaagtttatttgcataaagccaagttttcttTGAATAAACATTTATTAAAATCCTCATTATTTAatggactaactcaagtgggaacattagtgtcattcccacaattcatTTGGGATTCAAGACAATTCATCAATCACCATTATTATTTTAACATAAATCCTGATAACGGAAGtagtatggcccttccaaccgtccgtaaccgcggacacggctattcgaatagatttaacactctgcagaggttgtactcttgtgccacaactattGATTTCattcgtcgaggataaccccgaatcatcgtaactcagtacgcggattatcaatcataacctttcacttatatgtcctagtataggcacctctccccatgagcttggcctcccggtgagaaccaactgttaacccgggaactgcacagggcttgggtcgtacattcacctcatattcacatcattctctcatacggaggcagcctcagcgtaacccctatgatgcttgtttagagggaacccatactaaaatacacaagtttctagttaagccctacccataatcaggtattgtgggggtactagtataattggaaaggtatcgcattcaaaaccATATCAGgtttatatcaaaaatcaccatcttctcttggtcatattccaaGGTTTCAATTTTATATCAAATccacttgttcccatctagagtagtcaaattttaataatttagcaatagcaactatatgaggggtgctatctagcttgagTGGTGTTCATCTAAACCAAGTATTGTTCTATTCTATACATGGTgactcataaatcaaaagtactttgaaataaataaaccaaagtaaaattgaaataaaaacatgggataggtaatacatagaagtaaagtgtgatgatgcctttgctcttgtagagctaagcatttgtatttagcaagggttagcttgccttgagctgagtagtgatcaaagtgctcttcctcttcttgggagtaggcctcctcctcctgataatcctcgttactagcgtctatatacgaatacgaggtataaatactaaaccaaactCACATGCTAAACTAGGaacactcaaagagttcacactctagtcctatgatcaatcaaacatggcatggtgattTATTGGATACATTCTTATTTAgtagaggaataatttcctctcattattcttatTTCTCAAAATTAGATATGTATATTTTTAGAGAAATTCATTTCTTCTCTTTACTTCAtaataagatttaatctcttcatataataatcaggtatgaaatataggttgacccaagtcaacatttcatatctattacatGTGAGTCCAATTTAATTAAAGTGCTACACTACACATGTTATCATACTATTATTTTAAAtgtattaaaatctctaagtaatacttatcagaggttcattagcctaggtcatttcccctggttatattacttaggatcaagatttaaatgagagagtagctctcatactattcatTAAATTTAAATTCCAAGTTTAATTGTTCTAGAATTAACTACATAGCTATCTTATTTGAtccagtccatgatcatacacctAACAtggctatattattgcataatcaattaaatGACATCATTtgggatttattagaattggaatcaacttaaaatcatttatagattatttttaataattatttgaagttagaaaaggccctgccttgttatttttgtcatttAATATTTAATACGAATTtggacatgaggccagtggcattagttagataatttcatgagctttccaatgatataaagtttgctagttttggtttggcagatttcaaactattcaatttttactaaaccatctgcagcaCAAATCAAATTAAGTTTAAACATTTATTTGAATTCTGGGCTTGGGCGGGAAAGCTACTGGGCCGAAACGATTTAAACAGCACAGCGCGGCCCAGCAAACAACGGGTGCGGGTGGgctgcgctgacagggtgggggccactcgtcagcgcCTCATaacacgccgaagcggtacgagcgatGAGAAGCGTCGGATCAAGAGGCTGATCAACGGCTGGTGTGTgtcgtcgtccccggcgggattccggcgagctcagggcatgggtagggggtcggagggcttaccagGCCGGTGCAGGACTCTGGCAGTGTGCGCGGAGAAGCTGTCGTCGATGAGGAAGCTACTGGCGCAGTCGtggcgctcggggaggcgtcaattgaagcagggcttccgcgggctccggcggactcgaGCTCGCAATTCGAGCGTCTCCGGCGGCGATGGATGAAATTGATTGTGGAGTAgtgctcagtgaggagaggggagtgagtTGGGTGCTGAAGGGAGGAGCCGATCGTCGCTATTTATAGCGGCCGATGGTGGCCGTGgggtgctgtggaggagcggccatggcgcggcgcttctggcgctccaaagggcaagtgaaggacggctatcgataggcggtgtcctggcgatgctcaacgtgtattggcgcagagaaaagggcgACGGGAGAGCTCGAGCG encodes:
- the LOC127303365 gene encoding serine/threonine-protein phosphatase 7 long form homolog codes for the protein MSEKKQVFGPLRLRCHEASSLKKMPYDERYTEYIEPLGLLPFIHMAPDEIVNKRGEKLRVSAGATFTWISQNFKTCPEGASRDLIKLYARVYVWYVITRTLFPDCSGNTAQWHWLKALTKMETKWSWGSAALAFLYRQLDEACCRISKDACIGGPLLLLSIWSWERFPVGRPRVLDYKNYNDHGNQLRRPTWAYQWDIVSEFSGDPIAAYQTYTNEIEFLVSKQSVVQVCETSVRVS